In Hydractinia symbiolongicarpus strain clone_291-10 chromosome 15, HSymV2.1, whole genome shotgun sequence, one DNA window encodes the following:
- the LOC130629207 gene encoding NPC intracellular cholesterol transporter 2 homolog a-like, producing the protein MKCPLEAKKEQTYSLSLPIKRNYPSMGIVVRWRFTDQDSNTVLCIKIPTKLQ; encoded by the exons ATGAAATGTCCACTGGAAGCTAAAAAAGAACAAACGTACTCTTTATCGCTTCCAATAAAACGTAATTACCCCAGC ATGGGCATAGTTGTGAGGTGGAGGTTTACAGACCAAGACAGCAACACCGTTTTGTGCATAAAGATACCAACAAAACTGCAATAA